One window of Bacillus sp. THAF10 genomic DNA carries:
- a CDS encoding flagellar hook-basal body protein, with amino-acid sequence MSRIMLNATNTMNQLQKQLDIISHNVANVDTVGYKHRNATFQELLAQQSNNQALDQYDNVRNTPLGIRHGTGAGLSQTRLNLNQGAIRNTDRMLDFALTKEDQLFMVQVTENGQTSTQFTRNGVFYLSPINNNEVMLVTAEGHPVLNSAENPIILPDNVQDIQVQPGGVITAELTNGQVIANELGLVQITRPQMLESRPGSLFALPPANVANPDDILTIMAGAGRDEIGIAQGALEQSNVDLASELTEMTLMQRSYQFNARTVQFADQMMGLVNGLKA; translated from the coding sequence ATGTCCAGAATCATGCTGAACGCAACCAACACGATGAATCAGCTTCAAAAACAGCTCGACATCATCAGTCATAACGTTGCAAATGTGGACACCGTTGGCTATAAACACCGTAACGCAACATTCCAAGAGCTGCTGGCCCAGCAAAGCAACAACCAAGCGCTTGACCAATACGACAATGTTCGGAACACACCGCTTGGCATTCGCCACGGAACAGGCGCAGGTCTCAGTCAAACGCGTCTAAACCTGAACCAAGGTGCCATCCGTAACACCGACAGGATGCTTGATTTCGCACTCACCAAAGAAGATCAGTTATTCATGGTACAAGTGACAGAAAATGGGCAAACTAGTACTCAATTTACGCGAAATGGGGTATTCTACCTGTCGCCAATCAACAACAACGAAGTGATGCTCGTGACAGCAGAAGGTCATCCCGTTCTAAATAGCGCGGAAAACCCAATCATTCTTCCTGATAACGTCCAGGATATCCAAGTGCAACCAGGTGGTGTGATTACAGCTGAGCTCACTAATGGACAAGTCATCGCGAATGAACTTGGACTTGTCCAAATCACTAGACCGCAAATGCTTGAATCACGACCAGGCTCTTTATTCGCACTGCCACCAGCGAATGTCGCAAACCCTGATGACATTCTTACCATCATGGCAGGAGCGGGACGCGATGAAATAGGCATTGCCCAAGGTGCACTTGAGCAGTCCAATGTCGACTTAGCATCTGAGCTCACCGAAATGACGCTCATGCAGCGGTCCTACCAATTTAACGCCCGTACCGTCCAATTTGCCGATCAAATGATGGGACTTGTGAACGGTCTAAAAGCATAA
- a CDS encoding flagellar hook-basal body protein, whose amino-acid sequence MLRGFYTATAGMISQQRRMEMLSNNMANANTAGYKADQGSLRAFPEMLLQRMEQQNQTNQLHPLSPPNDPIRLSTGVYLQETQPSHTQGDLRPTGIDTDLAILNQNMPEGSSVYFTVEQQDGTPRYTRNGNFTLDQQGYLTTGNGHYVLDENNNRIQIASRSFEVQPDGTILEGNITTARLNIAFAENPNDLIREGNGLYRPADNAAALTPAAANPNISYRISQGHIERSNVDTAKTMSEMTSAFRAFEANQKIIQAYDTSMQKAANEIGRIN is encoded by the coding sequence ATGTTACGAGGCTTCTACACAGCTACAGCCGGCATGATCTCGCAGCAGCGCCGCATGGAAATGCTCTCCAACAACATGGCAAACGCAAACACGGCTGGCTACAAAGCCGACCAAGGCAGCCTGCGCGCATTTCCCGAAATGCTTCTGCAGCGCATGGAACAGCAAAACCAAACCAACCAATTGCACCCGTTATCACCGCCAAATGACCCAATTCGACTAAGCACAGGCGTGTATCTACAAGAAACACAGCCTAGCCATACACAAGGCGACCTGCGTCCAACAGGAATCGACACAGACCTCGCCATCCTAAATCAAAACATGCCAGAAGGAAGCTCCGTGTACTTCACGGTCGAGCAGCAAGACGGCACACCAAGATACACACGAAACGGGAACTTCACACTCGACCAACAAGGCTACTTGACCACAGGCAATGGCCACTATGTGCTTGATGAGAACAACAACCGAATTCAAATTGCATCACGGTCGTTTGAGGTTCAACCAGACGGCACGATTTTAGAGGGGAACATCACAACTGCCCGTCTCAACATCGCCTTTGCCGAAAACCCGAATGATCTTATCCGTGAGGGCAACGGCTTATACCGACCAGCGGACAATGCGGCAGCTCTAACGCCAGCAGCCGCCAATCCAAACATCAGCTACCGAATTTCTCAAGGTCACATCGAGCGCTCGAACGTGGACACCGCCAAGACGATGAGCGAAATGACCTCGGCATTCCGAGCATTTGAAGCAAACCAGAAAATCATCCAAGCCTATGACACCAGCATGCAAAAAGCCGCCAACGAAATCGGCCGCATTAACTAA